The Acidicapsa ligni genome has a window encoding:
- a CDS encoding GGDEF domain-containing protein translates to MPSNFAPLVLLASPDASLTFSVRAILESFGSQVIAVGDGDTLLAAIGTHRPQNFPSILLLDAQLPGIADGMLLAAVHDSGIHRQSALAVIVGQVVANGRAPEELIARLQEGVIDDIVPRNADAAGWSIHLSTMKRGHQLYCELEEMREAASIEVQHDRLTGLFNRETMLSILFRETDRVQRLHGALSLMLFDLDDFGHWNGEFGVDVCDQLLQQVAARTGRTLRSYDLLGRLGKDEFLLALPGCSTVNAVMLADRMRMEVFDELFTVGNGENAVQVQLTACFGITASGGRSPVVVLREAERALAQAKESGPDTIRCASEARLTTGAGDAPLLLSGGHTVSW, encoded by the coding sequence ATGCCTTCTAATTTTGCGCCCCTGGTGCTGCTGGCTTCGCCTGACGCTTCGCTGACTTTTTCTGTGCGAGCCATTCTGGAATCGTTTGGATCGCAGGTAATTGCGGTTGGCGATGGAGATACTTTGCTGGCTGCGATCGGCACACATCGTCCGCAGAACTTTCCCAGCATCCTGCTGCTGGATGCGCAGTTGCCTGGAATCGCAGATGGGATGCTGCTGGCGGCGGTACATGACTCGGGAATTCATCGGCAGTCTGCGTTGGCGGTGATTGTCGGGCAGGTTGTTGCAAATGGCCGTGCGCCGGAGGAATTGATCGCGCGTTTGCAGGAAGGGGTGATCGATGACATCGTTCCGCGAAATGCCGATGCTGCGGGATGGAGCATCCATCTCAGTACGATGAAGCGCGGCCACCAGCTTTACTGCGAGTTGGAGGAGATGCGAGAGGCCGCCTCGATCGAGGTTCAGCATGATCGGCTCACCGGGCTGTTCAACCGGGAGACGATGCTGTCCATCCTGTTTCGCGAAACGGACCGGGTGCAGCGTTTGCACGGAGCGCTCAGCCTGATGTTGTTCGATCTGGACGACTTTGGCCATTGGAACGGCGAATTCGGCGTCGATGTTTGCGACCAGTTATTGCAGCAGGTTGCGGCGCGCACCGGTCGTACACTGCGCAGCTATGACCTGCTGGGGCGCCTGGGCAAGGATGAATTTCTGCTTGCGCTGCCTGGCTGCAGCACCGTGAACGCGGTGATGCTGGCAGATCGCATGCGCATGGAGGTTTTTGACGAGCTGTTTACTGTCGGCAATGGCGAAAACGCTGTGCAGGTACAACTTACGGCCTGCTTTGGCATTACGGCGAGTGGAGGCCGGTCGCCGGTTGTGGTGTTGCGCGAAGCTGAGCGGGCTCTGGCGCAGGCCAAGGAGTCAGGCCCGGATACGATTCGCTGTGCGTCCGAAGCGCGTCTGACAACAGGCGCCGGCGATGCTCCACTTTTGCTGTCGGGAGGACATACGGTTTCGTGGTAG
- a CDS encoding LytR/AlgR family response regulator transcription factor yields the protein MLPSLVDKICVLVVDDEVPARQRLIDLLRQDPMAHRILEAKDGLMAVEMIENEKPDLVFLDVQMPEMDGLGVMDAVGPEAMPLTIFVTAYDQHAVRAFENNALDYLLKPFSDERYESTMLRVRARLGERSMHAFGQQLARLLTQTPASQKRSDRLDRLVVKSGGVTRFLRVVDIDWIEAAGVYVNLHVCGKELLYRSSLAELAERLDPVRFVRVHRSTVVNMESILQLEPVSHGEFDVVLRNGGLAAQRTRISRTYRAQLEQRLGQSL from the coding sequence ATGCTTCCCTCACTCGTTGACAAGATCTGCGTGCTCGTCGTGGATGATGAAGTACCGGCTCGGCAGAGGCTTATCGATCTGCTGCGCCAGGACCCGATGGCACACAGAATTCTCGAAGCGAAGGACGGACTTATGGCCGTCGAGATGATTGAGAACGAGAAACCGGACCTGGTTTTTCTCGATGTGCAAATGCCTGAAATGGATGGGCTGGGCGTAATGGATGCCGTTGGCCCGGAGGCCATGCCGCTCACAATCTTTGTGACAGCTTACGATCAGCACGCGGTACGGGCCTTTGAAAATAATGCGCTCGATTATCTACTGAAACCTTTCAGTGACGAGCGCTATGAATCCACGATGCTGCGCGTCCGCGCACGGCTTGGGGAACGCAGCATGCATGCGTTTGGTCAGCAGTTGGCGCGCTTACTGACGCAGACGCCCGCAAGCCAGAAACGTTCGGACAGATTGGATCGTCTCGTCGTCAAATCCGGTGGAGTAACACGCTTCCTTCGCGTTGTAGACATCGATTGGATCGAGGCAGCGGGCGTATATGTGAATCTGCATGTCTGCGGCAAGGAACTGCTCTATCGCTCATCCCTTGCAGAGCTGGCGGAGCGGCTCGATCCGGTGCGGTTTGTGCGCGTGCATCGCTCGACGGTGGTGAACATGGAGAGCATTCTGCAATTGGAGCCGGTTTCGCATGGCGAGTTTGACGTGGTGCTGCGCAATGGCGGCTTAGCCGCGCAGCGAACACGCATCAGCCGCACGTATCGAGCGCAACTGGAGCAGAGGCTTGGGCAGTCGCTGTAG
- a CDS encoding heavy metal translocating P-type ATPase has product MSRADRITGQAAGARESAGQIPGQDLKQSAEEQSPGTGAATIALPVLGMSCAACQRHVEQALNDSPGVVSARVDLMRHRARVEFDPRITQPTALVQAIRDSGYDSALPRMADSVPAPMKMDSMALSPGLKAAVTILAGALAMLFSMPLGVASDSQMGGFDHGLMQLLPWMYALPVSALRWTILIVTAVLAIWAGRGIYLSAWKALLHGETNMNTLVSLGTGVAFFYSAYVTVWPNANGNVYFDSVLLILGFLLLGKWLEGRARHRALDAVDALARLQPATARVRRSADSSGNPVEEILPLEQVKVGDLVVVLPGERFPVDAVIESGRTSVDESMLTGEALPLARGVGERVLAGSVNYDGAVACVAEQVGVETVLAQIGRLVEQAQGSRAPMERLADRASAVFVPIVLGLAVLTLLGWLIFAHSLPLAIANTVAVLVIACPCAMGLAVPAALTVAIGRGAQFGVLIKGGEALERVSTLQTILMDKTGTLTIGRPVLAGIHSLSTLADKDLLRIAAAAEDHSAHPLAHAIVDQARALGLSWQPATEAQIISGRGLTAQIEGQRCLLGNLAYMQEEFIPMPATLPVEAAGVTRLWMALDGELVGYFDAKDALRLSAKSAVAWLRGRGLQVEMLTGDSASAAAPIAAAVGISQVAAGLMPADKLARIRELQQSGLRVAMVGDGINDAAAMAQADAGIAMGAGAALAQEAGDVLLLNSDPIGICTALGLSRATIAVMRQNLGWAAGYNVIGIPLAAGLLYPAFHILLTPWMAAAAMAFSSVSVLLNSLRLRGWKQEIIN; this is encoded by the coding sequence ATGTCCCGCGCCGATCGGATAACGGGCCAGGCTGCTGGTGCGCGCGAGTCTGCGGGGCAAATTCCGGGGCAGGACTTAAAGCAATCTGCTGAAGAACAATCTCCTGGAACAGGTGCGGCTACGATTGCGCTGCCGGTATTGGGGATGAGTTGTGCAGCGTGTCAGCGCCATGTTGAGCAGGCGCTAAATGATTCTCCCGGGGTGGTGAGCGCACGGGTGGACCTGATGCGCCATCGTGCCCGCGTTGAGTTCGATCCGCGCATCACGCAGCCGACTGCCCTGGTGCAGGCGATTCGAGATTCAGGATACGACTCGGCTTTGCCGCGTATGGCAGACTCGGTTCCCGCTCCGATGAAGATGGATTCCATGGCGTTGAGTCCCGGACTGAAGGCTGCCGTGACGATTCTTGCGGGCGCCCTGGCCATGCTGTTTTCCATGCCGCTCGGTGTTGCTTCGGATTCCCAGATGGGCGGCTTCGATCATGGGCTGATGCAGCTTCTGCCGTGGATGTATGCTTTGCCGGTGTCTGCTTTACGCTGGACGATTTTGATTGTGACGGCAGTGCTGGCGATCTGGGCTGGGCGCGGAATTTATCTGAGCGCGTGGAAGGCTTTACTGCACGGCGAAACGAATATGAACACGCTGGTTTCGCTCGGTACAGGCGTGGCTTTTTTCTACTCCGCATACGTCACGGTGTGGCCGAATGCGAATGGCAATGTGTACTTTGATTCGGTGCTGCTGATTCTTGGTTTTCTGCTGCTTGGGAAGTGGCTTGAGGGCCGGGCACGACATCGCGCTCTGGATGCGGTGGATGCTCTTGCGAGGCTGCAACCAGCTACGGCCCGGGTGCGTCGCTCGGCAGACAGCTCCGGCAATCCTGTCGAAGAGATTTTGCCGCTGGAACAGGTAAAGGTTGGCGATCTGGTGGTCGTTCTGCCTGGTGAGCGCTTTCCGGTCGATGCGGTGATCGAGTCGGGACGAACCAGCGTTGATGAATCCATGCTGACGGGAGAAGCGCTGCCACTGGCGCGTGGGGTGGGTGAGCGCGTACTTGCCGGTTCGGTAAACTACGATGGGGCAGTTGCGTGTGTCGCGGAGCAGGTTGGAGTAGAGACAGTGCTGGCCCAGATTGGCCGACTGGTGGAGCAGGCGCAAGGTTCACGCGCCCCCATGGAGCGGCTGGCTGATCGGGCAAGCGCTGTTTTTGTACCGATAGTGCTTGGCCTGGCGGTATTGACTCTGCTGGGCTGGCTCATCTTTGCGCACAGTCTTCCGTTGGCAATTGCAAATACTGTCGCGGTGCTGGTGATTGCCTGCCCATGCGCAATGGGGCTTGCTGTTCCGGCGGCACTTACTGTCGCAATCGGACGAGGGGCGCAGTTTGGCGTGCTGATCAAAGGCGGCGAGGCTCTGGAACGAGTATCGACGCTACAAACCATTTTGATGGATAAGACGGGCACTCTGACCATCGGCAGACCGGTTTTGGCCGGGATACATTCGTTGAGCACCCTGGCGGACAAAGACCTCTTACGCATCGCCGCTGCTGCTGAAGATCACTCTGCTCATCCACTTGCCCATGCCATCGTGGATCAGGCACGAGCGCTGGGATTGAGCTGGCAACCTGCTACCGAAGCACAGATCATCAGCGGACGTGGGCTTACCGCCCAGATCGAGGGTCAGCGTTGCCTGCTCGGCAACCTTGCCTACATGCAGGAAGAGTTCATTCCCATGCCTGCCACTCTGCCTGTAGAGGCCGCTGGAGTAACCCGCCTGTGGATGGCGCTCGATGGCGAGCTGGTTGGATACTTTGACGCCAAAGATGCGTTGCGGCTGTCCGCTAAATCCGCCGTTGCATGGCTGCGCGGACGCGGCTTGCAAGTCGAGATGCTTACGGGAGATTCGGCGAGTGCTGCTGCTCCAATCGCTGCGGCGGTTGGGATTTCGCAGGTTGCCGCGGGCCTGATGCCGGCGGACAAGCTGGCGCGTATTCGAGAATTACAGCAAAGCGGCCTGCGCGTAGCGATGGTTGGCGATGGCATCAACGATGCCGCCGCAATGGCCCAGGCGGACGCAGGCATTGCCATGGGAGCTGGCGCTGCATTGGCGCAGGAAGCTGGCGATGTCCTGCTGTTGAACAGCGACCCTATTGGAATCTGCACCGCGCTTGGGCTTTCACGCGCGACAATCGCTGTAATGCGTCAAAATCTGGGCTGGGCAGCAGGCTATAACGTCATCGGAATTCCGCTGGCGGCTGGTCTGCTCTACCCGGCATTTCATATTTTGCTTACACCGTGGATGGCGGCGGCGGCGATGGCCTTCAGTTCGGTAAGCGTTCTGCTCAATAGCCTGAGGTTGCGAGGATGGAAGCAGGAAATAATAAATTAG
- a CDS encoding DUF1080 domain-containing protein, which produces MKTPAALAGKSPCVRTMRRRMRFVALVGGLGLSLLAQSKAIYAAEPMKIPMTADRWEAKDNVEFSQPDGFPLGAITVKKGVAVLKDVDFHNGTIAFDVQPLGSMGAGIGFRRRDDETYEDFYLRPRPKCAEAVDCMQYAPHTHGVLLWDMFPQYQSPAPLKDSGWNHIKMVISGQRMNIYVNGESSPSLTVGRLEGDAESGGILLQGPGIFANLEVAPDAVEGLASTPVKDAADGDARYLRNWWLAPSQPSPEGSVPALAEMPGSSQPWKPIAAERGGVIDISRVYGLAGGRGDGEMTWLKTTVTSSKSQTKKVSIGWTREIWVFVNGKQVFADKNLYQPPAARKNPDGRLSLENGSFDLPLNAGKNEISVALANNFYGWGMVMRLEDAKGIQLEKQ; this is translated from the coding sequence ATGAAAACTCCTGCTGCCCTTGCGGGCAAATCTCCATGCGTAAGAACGATGCGAAGAAGGATGCGGTTTGTCGCGCTCGTCGGCGGATTAGGGCTGTCATTGCTGGCTCAATCCAAGGCTATCTATGCTGCTGAACCAATGAAGATTCCCATGACAGCCGACCGTTGGGAGGCGAAAGACAATGTGGAGTTTTCGCAGCCGGATGGCTTTCCGCTTGGCGCCATTACGGTCAAGAAGGGCGTGGCGGTTCTGAAAGATGTGGACTTTCACAACGGAACAATCGCGTTCGATGTGCAGCCGCTTGGCTCGATGGGTGCGGGAATTGGATTTCGCAGACGCGATGACGAGACCTATGAGGATTTCTATCTACGCCCTCGTCCCAAGTGCGCAGAGGCAGTGGATTGCATGCAGTATGCGCCGCATACGCATGGGGTTCTGCTGTGGGATATGTTCCCGCAATATCAATCGCCTGCTCCGTTGAAGGACAGTGGATGGAACCACATCAAGATGGTGATCTCTGGCCAGCGCATGAATATCTATGTGAATGGCGAAAGTTCGCCCAGTCTCACGGTTGGCCGCCTCGAAGGCGATGCAGAGAGTGGTGGAATCCTGTTGCAGGGGCCTGGCATTTTCGCGAATCTCGAAGTTGCGCCGGATGCGGTTGAAGGGCTGGCGTCCACGCCAGTCAAGGATGCAGCCGACGGTGATGCCAGATATCTTCGCAACTGGTGGCTTGCTCCGTCACAGCCCTCGCCGGAGGGATCGGTACCTGCGTTGGCGGAGATGCCTGGGAGTTCGCAGCCGTGGAAGCCGATTGCAGCCGAACGTGGCGGAGTGATTGATATTTCTCGCGTCTACGGGCTGGCCGGAGGGCGCGGGGATGGCGAGATGACCTGGCTGAAGACAACCGTAACTTCGAGCAAGAGCCAGACTAAAAAAGTTTCCATTGGATGGACGCGTGAAATCTGGGTCTTTGTGAACGGCAAGCAGGTCTTTGCGGATAAAAACCTCTATCAACCACCGGCGGCGAGAAAGAATCCCGATGGGCGGTTGTCGCTGGAAAATGGTTCATTCGATCTTCCTTTGAATGCAGGCAAGAACGAAATCAGTGTTGCGCTGGCCAACAACTTTTACGGGTGGGGTATGGTCATGCGTCTGGAGGATGCGAAGGGCATCCAGTTAGAGAAGCAATGA
- a CDS encoding heavy-metal-associated domain-containing protein encodes MAEITLQIDGMHCGSCIRRVTQTINATGNNTVSEVRLGAARFTASDTESAEATAAPVIAALAKAGFAARVEA; translated from the coding sequence ATGGCTGAGATTACGCTGCAAATTGACGGTATGCACTGCGGCTCGTGTATTCGCCGGGTTACGCAAACGATCAATGCGACCGGAAACAATACGGTGAGCGAGGTACGGCTGGGAGCGGCACGATTCACGGCATCCGATACTGAATCGGCGGAAGCTACGGCTGCGCCGGTTATCGCGGCTCTGGCTAAAGCTGGCTTTGCAGCTCGCGTGGAAGCGTAG
- the lptF gene encoding LPS export ABC transporter permease LptF: MRILTRYILGEISSHSLIGFALFTFILFMKDIGHILDTVVRNSSSFTMVMQIFLFTLPNTFLVTIPMAVLVGVLLGLSRLAADSEITAMRASGFGIWYFVRVAAIVAVIGTGLGLVNSLYLSPLANQAILEMQKQLETSQASFEIQPRVFYEDFKNTVVYVQDVRSGTGASNWRQIFIADVTDPTTPGITTAESATVIGDNSQGLLIRLRNATEHTTAANQPGQYNLSTFATTDRPQGFSPQSDVHIGRMDTPIYAMSNKELLQHVHGPDGKHYLIEFHRRLAYPAACLVLMLVGVPLGTASRRGGKSTGFVFTLLLVLVYYLLSTFGVAWGRQGKLPAVVAVWLANALFAIVGLFLLSQMASGGRALSAITGTIAGWFARVRKPVSEAVAVEDADAKAANASWQAALKVRWRRRFRPHLPHPFPRFKRRGFPLILDEYVLREFFKMFVMVLAGFVLMLLVFTFFDLVGDILRNRTPLSTVGQYLVNLTPSMIYQITPLSVLVAVLVTFGVLNKTSELTAMKATGISLYRLVIPVLVIAAILAGGLFAFDQFYLPQANQKQEALRNIIKGKPAQTTLRPDQKWIFGQQRTGQPSRIFYYQFFDSDQDAFANLSIFEFDPKTFALSKRIFATRAMWNDDTHVWQFENGWERSFQGANQTGFREFQKANFAEIREEPGYFKKESLQSQEMNFGQLQRYIGDLQQSGFDTMTLRVQLYHKLAYPLVTIVMTVLAIPFAISMGKRGSLTGIAWAIGIALSYWVVAGLLDAMGSHNYLPAALAAWSPDILFGLTGGYLLLRTPT, encoded by the coding sequence GTGCGTATTCTGACTCGCTACATCCTCGGAGAAATCTCCTCGCACTCGCTCATCGGGTTTGCGTTGTTCACGTTCATCCTGTTCATGAAGGATATCGGCCATATCCTGGATACGGTCGTGCGGAACAGCTCCAGCTTCACGATGGTCATGCAGATCTTCCTCTTTACGCTGCCCAACACTTTCCTTGTGACCATTCCGATGGCGGTGCTGGTGGGCGTGCTGCTTGGTCTGAGCAGGCTGGCTGCGGACTCGGAAATCACGGCCATGCGGGCGTCGGGCTTTGGCATCTGGTACTTCGTGCGGGTGGCGGCCATCGTCGCGGTGATCGGCACGGGTCTTGGCCTGGTGAATTCGCTGTATCTTTCGCCGCTTGCCAATCAGGCCATTCTGGAAATGCAGAAGCAGTTGGAGACATCGCAGGCTTCCTTCGAAATTCAGCCGCGTGTCTTCTATGAGGATTTTAAAAACACAGTCGTCTATGTGCAGGACGTGCGCTCGGGAACGGGCGCGTCCAACTGGCGGCAGATCTTTATCGCCGACGTAACCGATCCGACTACTCCGGGGATCACCACGGCTGAGTCGGCAACAGTGATTGGCGACAATTCGCAGGGACTGCTGATACGGCTGCGGAATGCCACGGAACATACGACAGCAGCCAACCAGCCGGGCCAATATAACCTTTCGACATTTGCCACAACGGATAGGCCACAGGGCTTTAGTCCGCAGAGCGATGTACATATCGGGCGAATGGATACTCCCATCTACGCCATGAGCAATAAGGAATTGCTGCAGCATGTGCATGGGCCGGACGGGAAGCATTACCTGATCGAGTTTCATCGACGCCTGGCTTATCCGGCAGCATGTTTAGTGCTGATGCTGGTGGGCGTTCCGCTGGGCACAGCTTCGCGGCGCGGAGGCAAGAGCACGGGCTTCGTATTTACGCTGCTGTTGGTGCTGGTCTATTACCTGCTCTCGACCTTTGGAGTGGCATGGGGACGCCAGGGCAAGCTGCCTGCGGTCGTAGCTGTGTGGCTGGCCAATGCTCTATTCGCTATCGTCGGCCTGTTTCTGCTCAGCCAGATGGCATCCGGCGGTAGAGCCCTGAGCGCGATAACAGGCACGATTGCAGGCTGGTTTGCACGCGTACGCAAGCCGGTCAGCGAAGCAGTTGCGGTGGAAGACGCCGACGCTAAAGCCGCGAACGCAAGCTGGCAGGCGGCGTTGAAAGTACGCTGGCGCAGGCGATTTCGCCCACATCTGCCTCATCCATTTCCGCGATTCAAACGGCGTGGCTTTCCGCTCATTCTGGATGAGTATGTGCTTCGCGAGTTTTTCAAAATGTTTGTCATGGTGCTTGCGGGCTTCGTGCTGATGTTGCTGGTCTTTACCTTCTTCGATCTTGTTGGAGACATCCTGCGCAATCGCACGCCGCTCTCAACTGTCGGCCAATATCTCGTCAACCTGACGCCGAGCATGATCTATCAGATCACTCCGCTGAGCGTGCTGGTTGCAGTGCTGGTGACCTTTGGCGTGTTGAACAAGACAAGCGAATTGACGGCGATGAAGGCAACCGGAATCAGCCTCTATCGGCTGGTGATTCCTGTGCTGGTGATTGCTGCAATCCTGGCTGGAGGCCTCTTCGCGTTCGATCAGTTCTATCTCCCGCAGGCCAATCAGAAGCAGGAGGCGCTGCGCAATATCATCAAGGGCAAGCCTGCACAGACCACCCTGCGACCGGATCAGAAATGGATCTTCGGACAGCAGCGAACCGGCCAGCCGAGCAGGATTTTCTATTATCAGTTTTTCGATTCAGATCAGGATGCTTTTGCTAACCTGAGTATCTTTGAATTCGACCCGAAGACCTTTGCGCTCTCAAAGCGAATCTTTGCAACACGTGCCATGTGGAACGACGATACCCACGTATGGCAATTTGAAAATGGCTGGGAGCGAAGCTTCCAGGGCGCGAACCAGACCGGCTTCCGCGAGTTCCAGAAAGCGAACTTCGCAGAGATACGCGAGGAGCCTGGCTACTTTAAAAAAGAGAGCCTGCAATCGCAGGAGATGAACTTCGGACAACTGCAGCGATACATCGGCGATCTGCAACAGAGCGGCTTTGACACCATGACGCTGCGTGTCCAGCTCTATCACAAGCTGGCCTATCCGCTGGTGACGATTGTGATGACCGTACTGGCGATTCCCTTCGCGATATCCATGGGCAAGCGCGGATCGCTTACCGGCATCGCATGGGCAATCGGAATTGCGCTGAGCTATTGGGTGGTCGCAGGCCTGCTCGACGCCATGGGCAGCCACAACTATCTACCCGCCGCACTCGCAGCATGGTCACCCGATATCCTGTTCGGCCTGACCGGCGGCTACCTGCTCTTACGCACACCTACCTAG
- a CDS encoding TIGR03435 family protein: MTKTNGKLPEFDVASIRPSGPKDNIINALLTYPGGRILARGCTLQYLVMEAFHLQEFQISGGPNWIRDERFEIEAKPPVSSASFKSNPAMIKLPPNDEQRQMLQALLIDRFQLKFHRENKEGKIFVLTANDKHLKLQAPRDKNEYPWAGNIVDGDPDSSGLRGTNISMPQLAERLTAWLEHPVVNQTGLTGSFDFEFQTGDKDTSSSDVASTIITSLKGIGLNLKEAKGPVEAVVIDSVQQPSAN, translated from the coding sequence GTGACGAAGACAAATGGCAAACTGCCAGAGTTTGACGTTGCCTCGATAAGGCCGTCCGGCCCCAAAGATAACATCATTAACGCGCTCCTTACGTATCCCGGCGGCAGGATTCTGGCCCGTGGATGCACCCTGCAATATCTGGTCATGGAAGCATTTCATCTTCAAGAGTTTCAGATCTCAGGTGGACCGAACTGGATCAGGGATGAGCGATTTGAAATAGAGGCTAAGCCTCCTGTTTCGTCTGCCTCCTTTAAATCGAATCCGGCTATGATCAAGCTTCCTCCCAATGATGAGCAGCGGCAGATGTTGCAGGCGCTGCTCATCGATCGGTTTCAATTGAAGTTTCATCGAGAAAATAAAGAAGGCAAGATCTTTGTCCTGACTGCGAATGACAAACATCTCAAGCTTCAGGCGCCCAGGGACAAGAATGAATATCCCTGGGCTGGCAATATCGTTGACGGGGATCCCGATAGTAGTGGACTTCGCGGTACGAATATATCTATGCCGCAACTGGCGGAACGATTAACTGCATGGTTAGAGCATCCAGTGGTTAATCAGACTGGATTGACCGGATCATTCGACTTCGAGTTTCAGACTGGGGATAAGGATACAAGTTCGAGCGATGTCGCCTCCACCATCATCACCTCACTCAAAGGCATCGGCCTCAATCTCAAGGAAGCAAAAGGTCCGGTTGAGGCAGTGGTGATCGATAGTGTCCAGCAGCCGTCGGCGAATTAG
- a CDS encoding sensor histidine kinase, translating into MSSIGKRLQFFALAVLLWSAIGCVFALPNFMAGGDWRRPLLGSLAQWWSWGLLAPLIVAMDQRLPFSTRQLSRRVIAHLLLSPFFTALYVYVFAAVLAVVDMRSWSSLLDTSLLMNAFRGMFLWSVLVYCLIVGVWQAQQYYHRYLSGELQMERLERSFSQARLNALRMQLDPHFLFNTLNTISSQVERDPRLARQMIQHLGDLLRISLETKDRQEVMLAEEMAFLDHYIAIQKIRFGDRLVIETAIDAEIRYALVPCLFVQPLVENAIRHGISSRATGGTIMVLAKREGDHLVVRVIDDGVGLPEKWTLESATGLGLSVTRQRVLGLYPDGESSFLLHRRSTGGVEAVVRVPLRFSEAGANENIDSSFEENDASLTR; encoded by the coding sequence GTGTCGTCCATCGGCAAACGCCTGCAGTTTTTTGCGCTGGCGGTTTTACTATGGAGCGCGATCGGCTGCGTCTTTGCGCTGCCTAACTTCATGGCTGGTGGGGATTGGCGGAGGCCGCTGCTGGGATCTCTGGCGCAGTGGTGGTCATGGGGACTGCTTGCTCCGTTGATTGTTGCAATGGATCAGAGGCTTCCCTTTTCCACACGGCAGCTTTCACGACGGGTTATCGCGCACCTGTTGCTCAGTCCATTTTTTACCGCTCTGTATGTGTACGTGTTTGCCGCGGTTCTAGCGGTGGTCGACATGCGAAGCTGGAGTTCTCTGCTCGACACCAGCCTGCTGATGAATGCCTTTCGCGGAATGTTTTTGTGGAGCGTGCTTGTCTATTGCCTGATCGTGGGCGTGTGGCAGGCGCAGCAGTATTATCATCGCTATCTCTCGGGCGAGCTACAAATGGAGCGGCTGGAGCGGAGCTTTTCGCAGGCGCGTCTGAATGCTCTGCGTATGCAACTCGATCCTCATTTTCTATTCAATACGCTCAATACAATCTCATCGCAGGTGGAGCGAGACCCGCGGCTGGCGCGGCAGATGATTCAGCATCTGGGCGATCTGCTGCGCATATCTCTTGAGACTAAAGACCGCCAGGAAGTCATGCTGGCTGAAGAGATGGCTTTTCTCGATCATTACATCGCTATCCAGAAGATTCGCTTTGGAGATCGGCTGGTCATCGAGACGGCGATTGATGCGGAGATTCGATACGCGCTGGTTCCCTGCCTCTTCGTTCAACCGCTGGTAGAAAATGCGATTCGGCATGGAATCTCCTCGCGCGCGACGGGTGGAACGATCATGGTTTTGGCGAAGCGGGAGGGCGATCATCTGGTAGTTCGAGTTATAGACGATGGCGTCGGGCTACCCGAAAAATGGACGCTTGAAAGCGCTACAGGGTTGGGGCTTTCGGTAACGCGGCAACGTGTTCTTGGGCTATATCCAGATGGAGAAAGCAGCTTTCTGCTGCATAGGCGCTCGACCGGAGGAGTGGAAGCAGTTGTACGTGTGCCTTTGCGATTCAGCGAGGCTGGCGCAAACGAGAACATCGATTCAAGCTTTGAGGAGAACGATGCTTCCCTCACTCGTTGA